GGATGCTGCCGCGCGCAACGTTCTGTCAGCCCAACGTCGCCAGCTTCGGGCTGACCGAGCAGCAGGCCCGGGACGAAGGCTACGACGTGGTGGTAGCCAAATTCCCGTTCACCGCCAACGCCAAAGCGCATGGCGTGGGCGACCCCAGCGGCTTCGTCAAGCTGATCGCCGACGCCAAATACGGCGAATTGCTGGGGGGCCACTTGGTCGGCCATGACGTGTCCGAGCTGCTGCCCGAGCTGACCTTGGCGCAGAAATGGGACCTGACCGCCACCGAGCTGGCCCGCAATGTGCATACACATCCGACCATGTCCGAGGCGCTGCAGGAGTGCTTCCACGGCCTGACCGGCCACATGATCAACTTCTGAGTCCGGCGATGATTCGCGGCGAGACCATTCTCGGTGCCATCGGTGGTGCGGCCACCGGTTATGTGCTGTGGCTGCTTGCCATTTCGGTCGCGGGCGACAACGCGACCGCGGGTCATTGGGGTCCGCTGGTGTTGCTGGGGTCGGCGCTGCTGGGAGTCGGCGCCGCCATCGGGGGTTTGGTGCTGCGCCGGCGCCGCAAGTATCTGTGGGCGGCGTTCGCGTTCGACCTGCCGATCTTGCCGGTGGTTTTGTCGCTGGCCGTGCTGGCCGACGTCTACGCCTGAGGCGTTACCTCGGGTTGTCCAACTCGATGTTGAGGGCGGAAATCGTCGCCGCGAGCCCGTCGTATTGCGTTGCGAGCAAGCAGAATTCGATGAGAAGGTGCCGGTCGAGGTGCAATGCAAGTTGCTGCCAGGTGTCCTCGCTGATGGACCGGTTCTTGATCAGCTCATCCGTCGCGTTCAGCAGCGCCTGCTGCCGGGCGCTCAGGATCACGCGGGGGCCGTCGCCGTCCGGCACGTCGGGCCACGCGAATATCGTCTCCTGCATGTGAGCGTCCAGACCGAATTGGCGTCCCATCCGCCGATGGTGCTGCAGCTCGTATTCGCTCGAACGCAAATGCGCGACGCGCAGGATCACCAATTCGGTATCCGCGCGGGGTAGTCGGCCGCGCAGCAGCCGGCCGGCGTAAAGCGACCACGCCCAAAACAGCCCCTGACGCTGACCGAGCGTGGTGAACAGATGCATCTCGGGAGCCCGCAATTTGCGGGCGGCCCCTTTCGCCAGGAGCCAGTTGATCGGGCCCAGCCGGCGAAATTTGGTGGACGACGGGATGCGGGCGGCGTGGCCGGCCTTCGTGTCGCTCATGGTTGCTTCACCAAGTACGGGGACACCGTGCTGCGGTGCTCGTCGAGATCGAGTGCGCGGCCCAAAGCCGGGAAGGCCCGCTGTGGACAGTTATCACGTTCGCAGACACGGCAACCCGCGCCAATGGGTGTGGCTGAACGGCCTGGGTCTCCCGACAAGTCGAGTCCTTCCGAGTAGACGAGCCGGTGCGCGTGCCGCAGTTCGCAGCCCAGCCCGATCGCGAAGGTCTTACCCGGCTGACCATACCGGGCGGCGCGCCGCTCCACGGTGCGGGCCACCCACATGTAGTTGCGGCCATCGGGCATCTGAGCGATCTGCACCAGGATCTTGCCCGGGTTGGCAAACGTCTCGTAGACGTTCCACAGCGGGCAGGTGCCGCCGCTGGAAGAGAAGTGGAAACCGGTGGCGGACTGGCGCTTTGACATGTTGCCAGCGCGATCAACCCGGACGAACGAGAACGGCACACCCCGCATCGACGGTCGCTGCATCGTCGAGAGCCGGTGGGCGATGGTCTCGTAGCTCACCGAGTAGAACGCCGACAGCCGCTCGACGTCGTAGCGGAAATTCTCGGTGACATCGTGGAATTGGCGGTAGGGGAGCACCGCGGCGGCGGCGAAGTAATTGGCCAGACCCAGCCGGGCCAGCGTGTGGGACTCGTCGCTGGTGAATTTGCCGTCGGCGACCATGCTGTCGATCAGGTCGCCGAACTCGAGGTACGCCAGTTCCGCGGCCATCTTGAACACCTGTTGGCCCAGCGAGAGGTGATTGCTGATCTCCAGCGTCTTGGTCTCGGGCTCGTAGCGGTGCAGGACCGTGTCGCCGAGGTCGATGCGCCTGTTGATGTGGACGCCGTGCACCTCGGTGAGCCGTCGCGTCAATTCGCGGGCCAGGTCGCCGTGGTGCAGCCGGGTGTGGATCGTGAGGTCTTCGGCGGCGGTATCCAGCTCGTGCAGGTAGTTCTGCCGCTGATAGAAGTAGTCGCGTACCTCTTCGTGCGGCATGGTGATCGATCCGCTCCCACTGCCGTCGGAGTAGCGCTCCTCGGTCGCGGCGGCCAGCTGCGCGGTGGTGATCCGGTAGCGCCGGTGCAGGTTGACCACCGCGCGGGCCAGGACGGGGTGGGCGTTGACCAGCTCGGCGACCTCGGGCGGGTCAACGTTGATGTCCAGATCGCGGTCCATGGTCACCTCGCGCAACTCGGCGACCAGCCGGGTGTCGTCCTGGGAGGCGAAGAAGGTCGCGTCCACCCCGAACACCTCGGTGATCCGCAGCAGCACGGCCACCGTCAGTGGCCGCACGTCGTGCTCGATCTGGTTGAGGTAGCTCGGCGAGATCTCGAGCAGCTGAGCCAGCGCGGCCTGAGAAAATCCGCGCTCGTTACGCAGCTGGCGAACGCGGGAGCCGACGAACGTTTTGGACATTCAACCCAGGTTACCTGCGCTGCGAAGATTGGGTTAGCAGACTTGGCATCTGACGCCCGGCCTCGTCAGGTTTGGCGTTTGTGCGCCGTGATTGGCACAATTCGCAGCGGGGTCTCGGGTAAACCCCGGGACAACGCAGGTAAGGCAAGTGGGAGCGAAGTCGTGAGCCTGGACAAATCAATGATGCCGGTGCCCGACGGTCACCCCGACGTATTCGACCGCGAATGGCCGTTGCGGGTCGGCGATATCGACCGCACCGGCCGGTTGCGGCTGGATGCCGCGTGCCGGCACATCCAAGACATCGGGCAGGACCAGCTGCGTGAGATGGGCTTCGAGGAGACCCACCCGCTGTGGATCGTTCGGCGCACGATGCTCGATTTGCTGCACCCGATCGAGTTCCAGGACATGCTGCGTTGTCGGCGGTGGTGCTCGGGCACCTCGAACCGGTGGTGTGAAATGCGGGTTCGCGTCGACGGACGCAAGGGCGGCCTGATCGAATCCGAGGCCTTCTGGATCAACATCAACCGGGAAACCCAGATGCCGTCGCGCATCTCCGACGACTTCCTCGAGGGTCTGCACAAGACCACGTCCGTCGACCGGCTGCGCTGGAAGGGCTACTTGAAGCCGGGCAGCCGCGATGATGCCGCCGAGATCCACGAGTTTCCGGTCCGGGTCACCGATATCGACCTGTTCGACCATATGAACAACTCGGTGTACTGGAGCGTCATCGAGGACTACCTGGCGTCGCATCTGGAACTGATGGCCGGACCGCTGCGCATCACGATCGAGCATGAGGCGCCGGTGGCGCTGGGCGACAAGCTGGAGATCATCTCGCACGTCCATCCGGCCGGATCGACCGAACAATTCGGTCCCGGGCTGGCCGATCGCCCTGTTACAACGCTCACATATGCGGTCGGCGACGAGGCGAAAGCGGTCGCTTCGCTCTTCAATCTCTAACCGGACAAGCGTCCCGGTAAATTGTTGGTTGACCTGCGGATTCTAGTTACTGGCGGGTAGCTTCTGAACCGGTTCAGTTACCATGCACCTTCGCAAACTTTGCAAAATCCTTGCCTGGTCGTGGCGTAAATTGGCAATGGAAATGGGTGGACCAGCATCAACAGGCTGTGCCATGGTCGTGTTAGCACAGGAGTGAAGCTGCTACCCGAAGGTGGTACGGCTTAACAAATTTTGATCCGTAAGGAGTAAGCCCAAATGTCTGTCGTTGGCACCCCGAAGAGCGCCGAACAGATCCAGCACGACTGGGACAACAACCCGCGCTGGAAAGACACCAGCCGCACCTACACCGCCCAAGATGTCGTGGCCCTGCAGGGCAGCGTCGTCGAGGAGCACACCCTGGCCCGCCGCGGCGCCGAGGTGCTGTGGGAGCAGCTGCACGACCTGGAGTACATCAATGCTCTGGGTGCGCTGACCGGCAACATGGCCGTGCAGCAGGTGCGCGCCGGCCTGAAGGCCATCTACCTCTCCGGTTGGCAGGTCGCCGGCGACGCCAACCTGTCCGGCCACACCTACCCCGACCAGAGCCTGTACCCGGCCAACTCGGTGCCGCAGGTCATCCGTCGCATCAACAACGCGCTGCTGCGCGCCGACGAGATCGCCAAGGTCGAGGGTGACCGGTCGGTGGAGAACTGGCTGGCGCCGATCGTCGCGGACGGCGAGGCCGGCTTCGGTGGCGCCCTCAATGTGTACGAACTTCAGAAGGCAATGATCGCCGCAGGCGTCGCGGGGTCGCACTGGGAAGATCAGTTGGCTTCGGAGAAGAAGTGCGGCCACCTCGGTGGCAAGGTGCTGATCCCGACTCAGCAGCACATCCGCACCCTGACCTCGGCGCGTCTGGCCGCCGACGTCGCCGGGGTGCCGACGGTCGTGATTGCGCGCACCGATGCCGAGGCGGCGACGCTGATCACCTCGGACGTCGACGAGCGCGACCGGCCGTTCATCACCGGTGAGCGGACCAAGGAAGGCTTCTACCGCGTCAAGAACGGCCTCGAGCCGTGCATCGCGCGGGCCAAGGCCTACGCGCCGTACTCCGACCTGATCTGGATGGAGACCGGAACCCCGGACCTCGACCTCGCCGCCAAGTTCGCCGAGGGCGTCAAGTCCGAGTTCCCCGACCAGATGCTGGCCTACAACTGCTCGCCTTCCTTCAACTGGAAGAAGCACCTGGATGACTCCACCATCGCGAAGTTCCAAAAAGAGCTTGGTGCAATGGGATTCAAGTTCCAGTTCATCACGCTGGCCGGCTTCCACGCGCTGAACTACTCGATGTTCGATCTGGCCTACGGCTACGCCCGCAACCAGATGAGCGCTTATGTCGAGCTGCAGGAGCGCGAGTTCGCCGCCGAAGAGCGTGGCTACACCGCGACGAAGCACCAGCGCGAGGTCGGTGCCGGTTACTTCGACCGCATCGCCACCACGGTGGACCCGACCTCGTCGACCACCGCGCTGACCGGCTCCACCGAAGAGGGTCAGTTTCACTGAGGACGAGCGGGCGTGAGCCCGCGAGGATCGAAGTGAAACCGATAGGTGAAGTCACTGAGGACGAGCGGGCGTGAGCCCGCGAGGATCGAAGTGAAACCGATAGGTGAAGTCACTGAGCCCAGCTGCGTTACCTCGCGGCTGAAGTAGCATAGGCCCCGCCCGGCGATCCTGGGCGGGGCCTATTGCTGTGTAAGACAATATGACTGGAGAAATGCATTGAGCGACACAGGGATT
The DNA window shown above is from Mycobacterium sp. Aquia_216 and carries:
- a CDS encoding carboxymuconolactone decarboxylase family protein; protein product: MSDTKAGHAARIPSSTKFRRLGPINWLLAKGAARKLRAPEMHLFTTLGQRQGLFWAWSLYAGRLLRGRLPRADTELVILRVAHLRSSEYELQHHRRMGRQFGLDAHMQETIFAWPDVPDGDGPRVILSARQQALLNATDELIKNRSISEDTWQQLALHLDRHLLIEFCLLATQYDGLAATISALNIELDNPR
- the ramB gene encoding acetate metabolism transcriptional regulator RamB, with amino-acid sequence MSKTFVGSRVRQLRNERGFSQAALAQLLEISPSYLNQIEHDVRPLTVAVLLRITEVFGVDATFFASQDDTRLVAELREVTMDRDLDINVDPPEVAELVNAHPVLARAVVNLHRRYRITTAQLAAATEERYSDGSGSGSITMPHEEVRDYFYQRQNYLHELDTAAEDLTIHTRLHHGDLARELTRRLTEVHGVHINRRIDLGDTVLHRYEPETKTLEISNHLSLGQQVFKMAAELAYLEFGDLIDSMVADGKFTSDESHTLARLGLANYFAAAAVLPYRQFHDVTENFRYDVERLSAFYSVSYETIAHRLSTMQRPSMRGVPFSFVRVDRAGNMSKRQSATGFHFSSSGGTCPLWNVYETFANPGKILVQIAQMPDGRNYMWVARTVERRAARYGQPGKTFAIGLGCELRHAHRLVYSEGLDLSGDPGRSATPIGAGCRVCERDNCPQRAFPALGRALDLDEHRSTVSPYLVKQP
- a CDS encoding acyl-[acyl-carrier-protein] thioesterase; translated protein: MSLDKSMMPVPDGHPDVFDREWPLRVGDIDRTGRLRLDAACRHIQDIGQDQLREMGFEETHPLWIVRRTMLDLLHPIEFQDMLRCRRWCSGTSNRWCEMRVRVDGRKGGLIESEAFWININRETQMPSRISDDFLEGLHKTTSVDRLRWKGYLKPGSRDDAAEIHEFPVRVTDIDLFDHMNNSVYWSVIEDYLASHLELMAGPLRITIEHEAPVALGDKLEIISHVHPAGSTEQFGPGLADRPVTTLTYAVGDEAKAVASLFNL
- the aceA gene encoding isocitrate lyase, which encodes MSVVGTPKSAEQIQHDWDNNPRWKDTSRTYTAQDVVALQGSVVEEHTLARRGAEVLWEQLHDLEYINALGALTGNMAVQQVRAGLKAIYLSGWQVAGDANLSGHTYPDQSLYPANSVPQVIRRINNALLRADEIAKVEGDRSVENWLAPIVADGEAGFGGALNVYELQKAMIAAGVAGSHWEDQLASEKKCGHLGGKVLIPTQQHIRTLTSARLAADVAGVPTVVIARTDAEAATLITSDVDERDRPFITGERTKEGFYRVKNGLEPCIARAKAYAPYSDLIWMETGTPDLDLAAKFAEGVKSEFPDQMLAYNCSPSFNWKKHLDDSTIAKFQKELGAMGFKFQFITLAGFHALNYSMFDLAYGYARNQMSAYVELQEREFAAEERGYTATKHQREVGAGYFDRIATTVDPTSSTTALTGSTEEGQFH